CTTCGGTTATCGGGGGAATACCGTCCGCCGGATCATCCCACAGATATTCAACAAATGCCCCTTCATGCGAGGGCTTGTCCGCAAGGGCGCTCACTATCAGGTCTCCGACATTGATTCCGTTTGCATCCACAACATTAAGACTTCTGTTCTCAAGGCCGGGTGTATTGCCGTTAAAGACAACCAGCTGGGTGTCATCGGTCATGGCGAAAAGGTAGACGGAATCATTTTTCCAGGGCAGAACCCTGAAACAGCTGAGCGAGTTAATAAACCTCGATGTGCCTATCCGTCCCACCAGGTCGACGTAGAATTCCGCAACTTCATCCACGAATTTCTTGAGCGTATCCCTGTCCACCACGTCGGCGGCGCTCGTTTCGAGAACATAATACGGACACTCCAGGCCGGAAAAAGACAGGTCGGAGAAATTGTGGTCAAGCCCCGCGACCAAGATGGCCGGAAACGGCGGCGTTTGATAGTCCAGGTCGGAAGAAGCTATGCACGCCGCCCTGTCTTCATCCTCAAAGATATAATCAACGCACGCGGCTGACCCCTTCTGCGTGTTCTCAAGCTCTCCTCTGAGTTCCCGCATGGGAGAATATTCATTCAAGGTTCCGCCCTGGGCGAGGGGATAACGCGGATGGGGCGGCTGTATCGCACCTTCTCCGCTTATCCGGAATATGTATATCCCGTCCCTGCGCCAGTCCCCTCCTTCCTGCTCAATTTTCTGAAGAAAGGGCGCGAGACCTCTCGGGTAATCCACAAGCTGCTTCATGTGATCTCTCGCGTGCAGCACAAGTTCCCGCATTTCTTCCATGTTCCCGGCCGTGACGTCTTTTGCTGTTACGCTGTCAGCTCCGTGGTTGTTCGCGCGCCCTTCGCGGACCGGGATATCGGTATAATCATGGGCGCGCAGCGGGTCCGTGTAGGAAAAAAGGACAAGCAGCGACATTATAAAAGTGAAAAAAGCCGCCCCCCCCGCCTTCGCAGAGGTTCTGTTGTCGGGGAGGGGTCCATCTTTCGTGTATGTTTTCATGTCAGTATCTCCTGATTAGTTCTTCCGGCGAGGAATCTTCACCTGTTCTTAATCTATCACAATTTTCCGCCGAGTGTAATCCGGGTCTGCCGTGAAACTGTTCGGGACGCCGCGGCGGATTCGGGAATGCGGAACTTGAAAACGCGCCTTCTGCGTATACACTCATCGGTTCATGCTCAGATGGAAATTAAAGAACTTTACCTGAAAAGCAGAAAAAGCTTCGAGGAAAACGGTTTCGAGTGCCCGGGGGTCGAAACAAGGGCGATACTCGCAAGAAGCCTCGGCACGGACCCGCTGGAATTCTACGCGCATCCGGAGAGACGCGTGGACCCCGAGCGCGCAGAAGCGTTCGAAGAGCTCCTTCGCCGACGCCTCGCTGGAGAACCCCTCGCGTATGTTACCGGCAATCGGGAATTCTGCTCGAGGCCTTTTATTGTGACCCGCGACGTCCTGATACCGAGACCGGAAACCGAAACGCTTGTGGAACTCGCCATGAAAACCGCGGGACGGATGAAAAATCCACGTATCCTCGACCTCGGAACGGGAAGCGGGTGCCTCGCCGTAACCCTGGCTCTTGAAGTGCGAGGCTGCGAGGTTTTCGCCTCGGATGTATCCGCCGCGGCGCTTGGGATAGCGGATAGAAACGCACGCACGCACGGCGCGCGTGTCCGGTTCATCCGCTCGGATCTTCTGGGCTGCTTTGCAGAATCTTCGTTTGACATCATAATTTCCAACCCGCCTTACGTGTCCGAAGCGGAGTACGCGGAGCTCTCCCCGCAGATAAGGGGCTACGAGCCACGCACGGCTCTTCTCGGCGGAAAGGACGGGCTTGCGTGCATAAGGGAAATAGCGGCCACGGCGGGAACCGCGCTTCGAGAAGATGGGTTTCTGCTTCTTGAAATCGGGGCCTCCCAGGCGGAGAGCGCGGAGAGAGTAATCAGCGGAAGCGGTTTTTCGGATATAGACTTCAAGACCGATATAGCTGGCGTAAAAAGGGTAGTGAGGGCAACTTGGAAAAAATAGTAATAGAAGGGAAAAACAGGCTTTCTGGAGAGGTGTCGGTCGGCGGAGCGAAAAACGCCGTCCTTCCCATAATGGCGGCCTGCATACTTAACGACGGGGAGAACACCATCTCGAACGTGCCGGATCTGGCGGACGTGCGGACCATGATGAAGCTTCTCGAAACCCTGGGCGCGAGATGCGAGTACGCAGACGGGGAGCTGCTCGTTGACTCAGCAGGCATCGACCGCTACAAGGCTCCCTACGACCTGGTAAAGACGATGAGGGCTTCCGTGCTGGTTCTGGGACCGCTTGTGGCCAGGTTTAAAAAAGCCGAAGTTTCGCTTCCCGGAGGATGCGCGATAGGAGAGAGGCCCATTGATCAGCACATAAAGGGGCTTCGAATCCTCGGGACGTCGGTGCAGCTTGAGGACGGGTACGTAAGCGCCGTCGCGAAAAAACTCGAGGGAACCACCGTGCCCTTTGATCTCTCGACCGTTACGGGTACCGAAAACATAATGCTGCTGGCAAGCGTCTGCGAAGGAGAAACCGTCATACTGAACGCCGCATGCGAACCCGAAGTGGCGGATCTGGCAAACGCCCTCAATCTGATGGGAGCGAAAATAGAAGGGGCCGGAACGGATATAATAACGATAACGGGGGTAAGCTCGCTCGGTCCGCTGAGTGGCTACAGCGTAATGCCCGACAGGATAGAGGCGGGGACGCTGATGATAGCCGGTGCCCTTAATGAAAGCGATCTCGTGATCAGGGACTGCAGGTTCGAGCACCTTGGGGCACTCACGGGGAAACTGCTTCAGACGGGAACAGAAATAGAAAAAAACGGGAACTCCATCAGGGTGCGGGGCACAGGGAAGATAAAAAGCATAGACTTCTCCACGCTTCCGTATCCGGGATTCCCGACCGACATGCAGGCTCAGATGATGATACTCATGTGCGTTGCCGACGGAATGAGCGTCATAACGGAAAACATATTTCCGCAGAGGTTCATGCACACCGCCGAACTGCGGAGGATGGGCGCGGATATAAAGCTTGTCGGAAACAGCGCCGTGGTAAGAGGTGTCCGGGAGATGAGGGGCGCCCCGATCATGGCAAGCGATCTTCGGGCGAGTGCCTCGCTCGTGCTGGCGGGGCTTTGCGGCGCCGGCAGGACGGAAGTGTCGAGAACCTATCATCTTGACCGGGGATACGAGAAACTTGATGAAAAACTGCGGTCAGTAGGAGCCAGCATCTGGAGGGAAAAAGAGTGATAACGATAGCGACGCCCAGGGGGAGGCTGCTTGAGGAGACCGTCGATCTCTTCAAGAAGGCCTCGGTAGACATAACGGAGATAATAAAGGATTCGAGAAAACTCATATTCGAGTTCGAAGAGGCGGGGATGAGACTGCTTATAGTGAGACCCACAGACGTTACCTCCTACGTCGAGTACGGCGCCGCGGACTGCGGAATAGTCGGCAAGGACACGCTGATGGAGCAGGAATGCAACCTCTACGAGCCTCTTGACCTCAGAATAGGAAAATGCAAGATGGTGGTCGCCGCTCCGAAGGGCTTTGAGAAATCGGGCAAGGCATCCTTGCGGGTCGCGACAAAGTACCCGAAGACCGCAAGCGATTTCTACAACAAAAAAGGCATAAGCACGGAAGTCATAAAACTCTACGGTTCGGTTGAGCTTGCCCCCATAATAGGGCTTTGCGACGCTATAGTTGATCTTACGGCC
This DNA window, taken from Candidatus Dadabacteria bacterium, encodes the following:
- the prmC gene encoding peptide chain release factor N(5)-glutamine methyltransferase, translated to MEIKELYLKSRKSFEENGFECPGVETRAILARSLGTDPLEFYAHPERRVDPERAEAFEELLRRRLAGEPLAYVTGNREFCSRPFIVTRDVLIPRPETETLVELAMKTAGRMKNPRILDLGTGSGCLAVTLALEVRGCEVFASDVSAAALGIADRNARTHGARVRFIRSDLLGCFAESSFDIIISNPPYVSEAEYAELSPQIRGYEPRTALLGGKDGLACIREIAATAGTALREDGFLLLEIGASQAESAERVISGSGFSDIDFKTDIAGVKRVVRATWKK
- the murA gene encoding UDP-N-acetylglucosamine 1-carboxyvinyltransferase, translating into MEKIVIEGKNRLSGEVSVGGAKNAVLPIMAACILNDGENTISNVPDLADVRTMMKLLETLGARCEYADGELLVDSAGIDRYKAPYDLVKTMRASVLVLGPLVARFKKAEVSLPGGCAIGERPIDQHIKGLRILGTSVQLEDGYVSAVAKKLEGTTVPFDLSTVTGTENIMLLASVCEGETVILNAACEPEVADLANALNLMGAKIEGAGTDIITITGVSSLGPLSGYSVMPDRIEAGTLMIAGALNESDLVIRDCRFEHLGALTGKLLQTGTEIEKNGNSIRVRGTGKIKSIDFSTLPYPGFPTDMQAQMMILMCVADGMSVITENIFPQRFMHTAELRRMGADIKLVGNSAVVRGVREMRGAPIMASDLRASASLVLAGLCGAGRTEVSRTYHLDRGYEKLDEKLRSVGASIWREKE
- the hisG gene encoding ATP phosphoribosyltransferase, with product MITIATPRGRLLEETVDLFKKASVDITEIIKDSRKLIFEFEEAGMRLLIVRPTDVTSYVEYGAADCGIVGKDTLMEQECNLYEPLDLRIGKCKMVVAAPKGFEKSGKASLRVATKYPKTASDFYNKKGISTEVIKLYGSVELAPIIGLCDAIVDLTATGETLKKNDLEIVEVVAEVSAKLIVNKVSMKIKSKEIKELIEKLEEAR